Proteins encoded together in one Plasmodium brasilianum strain Bolivian I chromosome Unknown PB_00_22, whole genome shotgun sequence window:
- a CDS encoding fam-m protein, producing MNDNYHLDKLNTRNYRSLGKYEKDNLNNFLLKEKFLKNGVNEKISIYINEKADKRKSKQTNRSLLKNAEYYTDVIDYNNGLFDGKHFHIEKKWIKQKGYNDFLEKRRRIGDIALKKIKFRNYGFGVVMFFFFFLVVVGIPLSPGLTFLNNIKWTEIKNNTVGNFFYDAIEKMTNITDTYSYIVYFSIIIVILSVMLIIRIYNILKNNEKYSKIKIINEHNN from the coding sequence ATGAATGATAATTATCATCTTGATAAGTTAAATACAAGAAATTATCGATCACTaggaaaatatgaaaaggataatttaaataattttcttttgaaaGAAAAGTTTCTAAAAAATGGAgtgaatgaaaaaatatctatatatattaatgaaaaagcggacaaaagaaaaagcaaacaaacaaatagaAGTTTATTAAAGAATGCCGAATATTATACAGATGTTATTGATTACAATAATGGATTGtttgatggaaaacattTTCATATTGAGAAAAAATGGATTAAACAAAAAGGATATAATGATTTTTTGGAGAAAAGAAGGAGAATTGGAGAtatagctttaaaaaaaataaaatttagaaattaCGGATTTGGAGtagttatgttttttttttttttcttggtAGTTGTAGGAATTCCCCTATCACCAGGATTaacatttttgaataatattaaatggacggagattaaaaataatacagtAGGGAATTTTTTCTATGATGCTATAGAAAAGATGACAAATATTACGGATACCTATTCTTATATAGTTTATTTTAGCataattattgtaatattatCTGTTATGCTTATAATAAGGATTTATAATATCTTaaagaataatgaaaaatatagtaaaattaagATAATTAATGAGCATAATAACTAA
- a CDS encoding STP1 protein, with protein MDNCITSYSTFHGLTVWSYVVKPTFKAIQDYIQNKTSTLKNEKNKQTFRQECLGLADYLINKKVAPRYENQTMWELALKHWLKRYYNNLTNHHGGCPMILEKKDKEILQLKYQEEDFCDKRRTDLNQIKALKKNYPSNCTNEYLMKCREYKEWLEDRKFYFEKNKNLFKHCYKTKKKSTCNIMDEETFKESPECSSSYIDKNCNFVSEKKVSDTQMEAPVKDQDLSTPHAENEGTHAPDETDNETKQQIYHDSQTQLQESSSFELLDEQRVAEEIPGPSSAQEETSIPNTGTKNKYQVTQVDPALPKIVPESEESPPDNAPSSPTLSVLPSRFPLSSKLSKIPGMIKKKKKIKRRHVKFLRLLLPSFSKNKSKFLTDDHLEHPIYDEKEIVKKIKINEFKKNINLPNRKKDRSKTIIEVHMEVLEVCRNEEWENNKEEFLKICIDEFTKKEYNAYPNLKNDNLITENIKSSNDITKQNILWNKWIERHRYISEKLKKQDWFNNLKNEWKKELAYMQEMVKLKIKSSNENHKVLFLEREKDIWKQWISKKGTIIEQYLEHECFNESSEDFHNISDEYLNEDTKNYVSLMNIEEFQIKENYEEFYKYAKRKLVRKLCILVFMTILEECKKEVNFQNKKSYFDSSLNELKKRLSSDKMPEITENIIEYNSNDLGYIQNKEIHAHIGNDSFRNEIENLIREDNVYRNSVVNYGALDKSDEIEEKQIL; from the exons ATGGACAATTGTATAACATCG tATTCGACTTTCCACGGTTTGACGGTATGGAGTTACGTTGTAAAACCCACATTTAAAGCTATTCAAGactatatacaaaataaaacttctaccttaaaaaatgagaaaaataaacaaacattTAGGCAAGAATGCTTAGGATTGGCTGATTAcctaattaataaaaaggttGCACCAAGATATGAGAATCAAACAATGTGGGAACTAGCATTAAAGCATTGGTTGAAACGTTACTATAATAATCTAACTAATCATCATGGAGGATGTCCTATGATTTTagagaaaaaagataaagaaattttacaattaaaatatcaAGAAGAAGATTTCTGTGATAAAAGAAGGACAGATCTGAATCAAATAAAAgcgttaaaaaaaaattacccAAGTAATTGTActaatgaatatttaatgaaatgtAGAGAATATAAGGAATGGCTTGAGGATAGGAAGTTTtactttgaaaaaaataaaaatctcTTTAAACATtgttataaaacaaaaaaaaaatccacATGTAACATAATGGATGAAGAAACTTTTAAAGAATCTCCTGAATGCTCATCCTCCTACATagataaaaattgtaattttgTATCTGAGAAAAAGGTTAGCGATACACAAATGGAAGCTCCAGTTAAAGATCAAGATTTATCAACACCTCATGCAGAAAACGAAGGCACACATGCTCCAGATGAAACTGATAATGAGACTAAACAGCAGATTTATCATGATTCACAAACTCAACTTCAAGAATCGTCGTCATTCGAGCTTTTAGATGAGCAACGTGTAGCTGAAGAAATTCCAGGCCCATCATCTGCACAAGAAGAAACGTCAATACCTAATACAGgaactaaaaataaatatcaaGTAACACAAGTAGATCCTGCATTACCAAAAATAGTTCCCGAAAGCGAAGAATCTCCTCCTGATAATGCTCCGTCATCTCCTACCTTATCAGTTCTTCCATCAAGATTTCCTCTTAGTTCTAAACTCTCTAAAATTCCAG gaatgattaaaaaaaaaaaaaaaataaaacgaaggCACGTGAAATTCTTGAGATTACTATTACCTTCATTTTCTAAAAACAAAAGTAAGTTTTTAACAGATGATCATTTAGAACACCCaatatatgatgaaaaagaaatcgtaaaaaaaattaaaataaatgaatttaaaaaaaatataaacttgCCAAATCGAAAAAAAGACAGATCCAAAACCATAATAGAAGTACATATGGAAGTACTCGAAGTATGCAGAAATGAAGAATGGGAAAACAACAAAGAagaattcttaaaaatatgcatagaTGAGTTcacaaaaaaggaatataatgCCTATcctaatttaaaaaatgataatttaataacagaaaatattaaaagtagCAATGATattacaaaacaaaatattctatggaataaatggatagaaaggcatagatatatttctgaaaaattgaaaaaacaGGATtggtttaataatttaaaaaatgaatggaaaaaagaacTAGCTTATATGCAAGAAatggtaaaattaaaaataaaatcttcTAATGAAAATCACAAAGTTCTATTTttagaaagagaaaaagatatatggaAACAATGGATATCAAAAAAGGGTACTATTATAGAGCAATATTTGGAACATGAATGCTTCAATGAATCCTCAGAGGATTTTCACAATATATCAGATGAATATCTAAATGAAGAtactaaaaattatgtatcaTTAATGAATATAGAAGAATTCCAAATCAAggaaaattatgaagaattctataaatatgcaaaacGAAAATTAGTAAGAAAGCTATGTATTCTAGTTTTTATGACGATATTAGAAGAATGTAAAAAGGAGGTGAACTTTCAAAATAAGAAATCATATTTCGATAGTTCCTTAAATGAActgaaaaaaagattaagtTCAGATAAAATGCCAGAAATtacagaaaatataattgaatATAACAGCAATGATTTAggatatatacaaaataaagaaatccATGCTCATATAGGAAATGATAGTTTCAGGAATGAGATAGAAAACTTGATAAGAGAAGATAACGTATATAGAAATTCTGTAGTTAACTATGGGGCACTAGACAAATCTGAtgaaatagaagaaaaacagatattataa
- a CDS encoding fam-l protein: MKSILFFVSASAVIFKLSSTSESVNGCFSGICSGKTKPALCKSYTTSEDMPIAYLRQTIEKNILSEESRKTFDWELWLRKQEKEMIEDFEKEHAALLKNKNEAFNNFLNRLEEKWSHYNPRMHEEYQSDLYDVCSNWSDDEWIEWFRTRGLDYIISDFESWFNENINVSAYNKIMTSKLTNWSKRKKCEWNSDPNRYYEALYWIRWNEKALYEDPDINIKVSAYLYWVKRKKNEKKQWDRLIKRFKKKYVDYKNSALTQWCKKTTGAYNNWLTSFYINWIENKYWNWWIIEKKMK, encoded by the exons atGAAATCAATACTCTTTTTTGTATCAGCTTCCGctgttatatttaaattatcttcTACCTCTGAAAGTGTTAATGGTTGCTTTAGTGgg ataTGTAGTGGAAAAACAAAACCTGCACTTTGTAAATCTTATACTACTTCTGAAGATATGCCAATAGCATATTTAAGACAAACAATAGAGAAAAACATTCTATCAGAAGAATCACGTAAAACATTTGATTGGGAATTATGGTTGAGGAAAcaggaaaaagaaatgatagAAGATTTTGAAAAGGAACATGCTGCTTtgttaaaaaacaaaaatgaagcatttaataattttttgaacaGATTAGAGGAAAAATGGTCGCATTATAATCCCAGAATGCACGAAGAATATCAGTCAGATCTTTATGATGTATGTTCTAACTGGAGTGACGATGAATGGATAGAGTGGTTCAGAACACGTGGATTAGATTATATAATATCAGATTTTGAAAGTTGGTTCaacgaaaatataaatgtgtccgcctacaataaaattatgacaTCCAAATTGACTAACTGGAGTAAAAGGAAGAAATGTGAATGGAATTCAGATCCAAATAGATATTACGAAGCGCTTTATTGGATACGTTGGAATGAAAAAGCATTATATGAAGATCCagatattaatataaaagtttCAGCCTATTTATATTgggtaaaaagaaaaaaaaatgaaaagaaacaGTGGGACCGTTTAATTAAgcgttttaaaaaaaaatatgtagatTATAAAAACTCAGCGTTGACACAGTGGTGCAAAAAAACTACGGGGGCTTATAATAATTGGTTAACatccttttatataaattggatagaaaataaatactGGAATTGGTggattatagaaaaaaagatgaaatag